The Mucilaginibacter yixingensis genome window below encodes:
- a CDS encoding aldo/keto reductase produces the protein MEIIEKIHLGQHGPLVSKLGLGCMRMSSVWGGQASDEQESIATIQAALDSGINFLNTGDFYGAGHNELLVGKAVKGRRDDAFISVKFGAIFYNGSWLGLDLRPVAIKNFINYSLVRLGTDYIDLYQPCRMDGSVPVEDIIGTISDLVKEGKVRHIGVSEITPEQLHQANAVHPISALEIGYSLADRQIESELLPAAKELGVAVVAFANTAEGLLTGQMKAPLPAGSYQAHFSRFQGDNLVQNLAKVEVLKELAAAKGVTPVQLAIAWVNVQGEHIMPLVSMSKRTRLPENIGAMSIQFTPDEISRLNTTFAPGAILGGTYLQR, from the coding sequence ATGGAAATCATTGAAAAAATACATTTGGGCCAACACGGCCCGCTGGTGTCCAAACTGGGTTTGGGCTGCATGCGCATGTCATCAGTATGGGGCGGTCAGGCATCAGACGAGCAGGAAAGTATTGCCACTATACAAGCAGCTTTAGACAGCGGCATCAACTTTCTAAATACCGGCGATTTTTACGGCGCCGGGCATAACGAACTGCTGGTAGGTAAAGCAGTCAAGGGGCGTCGGGATGACGCTTTTATCAGTGTAAAATTCGGAGCCATCTTCTATAACGGCTCCTGGCTGGGTCTGGACCTGCGCCCCGTGGCTATCAAAAATTTCATCAACTATTCGCTGGTGCGTTTGGGTACCGATTATATTGATCTGTATCAGCCCTGCCGCATGGACGGCAGCGTACCGGTGGAGGATATCATCGGTACCATCAGCGATCTTGTTAAAGAGGGAAAAGTGCGGCACATCGGCGTTTCAGAGATCACGCCGGAGCAACTGCACCAGGCAAATGCCGTGCATCCTATCAGCGCTTTAGAAATTGGCTATTCCCTGGCCGACCGCCAGATAGAAAGCGAACTGCTACCGGCCGCAAAAGAGTTGGGCGTAGCGGTAGTGGCTTTTGCCAATACAGCAGAAGGTTTGCTCACCGGCCAAATGAAAGCACCGTTGCCAGCGGGTAGTTACCAGGCACACTTTTCGCGCTTTCAGGGAGATAACCTGGTGCAAAACTTGGCAAAAGTGGAAGTACTGAAAGAACTGGCTGCAGCTAAAGGCGTTACCCCTGTCCAGTTGGCCATTGCCTGGGTGAACGTGCAGGGCGAACATATCATGCCGTTGGTGAGCATGAGCAAGAGAACACGTTTGCCGGAAAATATCGGGGCGATGTCCATACAGTTTACACCGGATGAAATCAGCCGCTTAAATACTACTTTTGCTCCCGGCGCCATTCTGGGCGGCACTTATTTACAGCGTTAA